A genomic stretch from Deltaproteobacteria bacterium includes:
- the hslV gene encoding ATP-dependent protease subunit HslV: MIVPIPAANKPFQGTTILAVRRGRQVAVAGDGQVTLGEMVMKHRAKKVRKIYHGKIIVGFAGATADALSLFERFEGKLDKHQGNMTRAVVELAKDWRTDRVLRRLEALLLVVDGDNTFLISGNGDVIEPDDGLMAIGSGGPYALAAARALLKYSELEPRQICQEAMAIAASCCIYTNQEIVIEEL, encoded by the coding sequence ATGATCGTGCCCATCCCCGCGGCAAATAAGCCGTTTCAGGGAACGACGATATTAGCGGTACGCCGCGGCCGCCAAGTGGCGGTCGCCGGTGATGGCCAAGTGACCTTGGGCGAGATGGTGATGAAGCATCGGGCCAAAAAGGTCCGCAAAATCTATCATGGCAAGATTATCGTCGGGTTCGCCGGGGCCACTGCCGATGCCCTCAGCCTGTTTGAGCGCTTTGAGGGCAAACTGGATAAACACCAAGGCAATATGACCCGGGCCGTGGTGGAGTTGGCCAAGGACTGGCGCACTGACCGGGTCTTGCGACGGTTGGAGGCCTTGCTTCTGGTGGTCGACGGCGACAACACCTTTCTCATTTCCGGCAACGGCGACGTTATCGAACCCGACGACGGTCTGATGGCCATCGGTTCCGGCGGACCTTATGCTCTGGCCGCGGCCCGGGCCTTGCTTAAATATTCGGAACTGGAGCCCCGGCAGATCTGCCAGGAGGCCATGGCCATCGCGGCTTCTTGTTGCATTTATACCAATCAGGAGATTGTGATCGAAGAGCTTTAA